The Synechococcales cyanobacterium T60_A2020_003 region CAACAGGCTCTACGGGCGGAGTATGGCGATCGCTTCCATGATGTGCCTGCCAATATCGGGGCGATCGCAAACCAGATTGCCGATGATGAAATCGATATTTTGGTCGAACTGGATAGCCTAACCAGCCTCGGCAACTGTTCGGTCGTGACCCTTAAACCTGCCCCCATCCAGGTGAGTTGGTTAGGATTTGATGCGTCTGGCATTCCGGCGATCGATTACTACATTGCCGATTCCTACGTACTACCAGATGATGCCGATTCGTACTATCACGAAAAAATTTGGCGACTCCCCCAGACCTATATCGCTGTCGATGGTTTTGAAGTCTACACACCCACGCTGCGCCGTCAAGATTTAGCCATTCCTGATGATGCGATCGTCTATCTCAGTTCCCAAGCTGGGTTAAAACGGAATTCGCACCATACCCGCACTCAGCTCCACATTCTCAACGAGGTTCCCAACAGCTATTTCTTGATCAAAAGCTTTAGCGCCAATCCCGAAGCCTTATCCTCGTTTTTCTACCAGCTTGCGGACGAGGTTGGTGTCGCTTCAGATAGACTCCGGTTTTTGCCCGATTTCCCCTCAGAGTTCACCTACCGCGCCAACCTTCAACTCGCAGACGTGGTGTTAGACACCTATCCCTACAACGGCGCAACTACCACCCTCGAAGCTTTATGGATGGGACTGCCCATCGTCACCCGCGTCGGCGAACAATTTGCCGCCCGCAACAGCTACACGATGATGATGAATGCTGGAATCACTGAAGGGATTGCCTGGAGTGATGAGGAGTACGTGGAGTGGGGGATTCGGATGGGACAGGATGAAAACTTACGTCGAGATGTGTATTGGAAACTGCGGAAATCTCGTCACACCGCTCCCCTTTGGAATGCCAAACAATTTGCCCGAGAGATGGAAGCCGCCTATGAGCAAATGTGGCGGAATATCTAGGCATAGAGCCCATCGACAAGTAACTGCATAAAAAAGACTCTGGAATATTCCAGAGCCTATGAGAGCGTATTTGATGCTAGTCCTGGATGCTCAAAATCCAGTCAGTTTGTAGGAGATTGAGGGATAACCCTCCCTCAGAGGGATTCGCTACGACCCTAAGCGTCGGGTAGCAAACGGCTGTTGTAGGCATCCATCCGACCGAAACCGGGAGTGCGCGTTGCGTAGTTGGTTTCAGTACCCGTTACGGTGACGGCGATCGCCTCAAAAGACTCAGAGCGCCAATTGCGGGCGTGGATAGGCTTGGTTTGCTCGCCTCGGAAATAGGCTTGGGTGCCAATTACAGCAGCAGCAACCCAACCGACGATAAACAGAGAAATTAGAACAGTCATAACCATGGAATGTACCTCTTTAAATCAGTGGTAGCGAGAATTCAAACCCTTACGCCAGTAAGCCAAGCTTTTTACCGTTGTCACGAGCCAAACGAATCAAGTTCTGTCGCTGGGTGCGGTCAACTCCGAAGCGGTTGCAGACGTTGGTGATCACTTGCGAATGAAGGGCGATCGCTTTGCCGCGTAGCTTCAGAAACTTCGGATCTCCCATTTGGCGACGAACTAAAACAACGATAGGCGCGAACATGGTTGCTTCTCTCTTTTCGTTCAGAATGTTTTGTATCGTTATGTAAACTAATGTAACTAATTTGTTACAAAATGTCAACTGATCTTGCAAATTTTTTTGAGATATGCTTTTTAATGTCTGAAAGCCGCCACCTGTATGGTTTTGGATTTTGCGGGTGGGGACGAGGCGGATTTGGTGGCTGTTTTAATACCAGTTTTGGGTTGACGGTGTGCTGCAACATCAGGAATTTCAGCGACAAAGCGCTGAAATTTAAGACCATTGATATGAGTGAGAGGCCTACGAAAGAATCAAACGTGCTCGAATTTTTAAGGACTAGTCTCGGTCATTCCCCGTCGGCGTTAGGATAAATCTGTCGTCCATGCCTCGACAAGGCTAAAACCGAGGCGTATGGTCAAGGAATTTGAATGAGGATTCACTGTGCAGGATATTCGGACACGAGCAGCAACCCTAAAGCAAGAGTTGTTAGATTTTGTACTCGATGCGGAAGATGATGGGGCGATCGCCCTGGAGCAGTTCAGCGCGGCGCAATTGGTCAAGCAGAACTATCCCGATATGAATCGCCAAACCTTTGTGGTGGATCGCTTTCTGGTGGAAGGGAGGGTAGGCGATGACAGCCCCATCGATTGCTTTATCCAAGCCCATGCAGATTTGTCTGCGGATGACCGCACGCTGCTAACCGGATGGAAGCGGGCATTTATGGGACTGTTTGCCATTACCCAGCTTTTTGACGATCATGTTGAGCTACGGAACTGGACGACGGACAAGTCCTATACGGTGTATCCCCTAGACGATCCGCAGTGGGCCGCGATGGCTCGGCTCAAGGAAAATGACATCCTCCTGACCCAAATTGCGCCATTGACCGATCAGGACTGGATGATGTTTGGGCCGTGGGTGTCTTTGGGACGCTTGGGTAAGCCGAAGCTGGCTGTGGCGATCGGCAATTTTAAGAACAATTACCGTGCCTATCTCTATAGCGATGCGCCTGAACTGCTGGAAGAGGCATGGCGATCGGTGGAGCGCTACCATGCAGATTTTGTAGAATTTTTCGGGTCTGACGAAGTGACGCTGTCGGGCAAGGAGCTCGGGCAAAAGCTAGGAGAGTTGCAGCAGCAGACGGCACAGCGATCGCTCAAAGCAGCTGGGATCGACGAAAATCAATCCTTTGACGACATCGCCGCCGCCGCTGGGGTCACGGACGAGGAGCTGGATGAAGCGGCTAGCGCCCTAGGAACGGATCAAAAAACCATGCGTCGCCTCATGGAACGTTCTACAAAACCCCAGATGGCATCCCCAGAAATTGCCCTGCCGCCCCATCTCAAGCATGAACCCCAGGTCACCGCCCTGAGTCACCCTCGCTGGGGACAGGTATTTCTCACCTCCTATCCAAAGCTAACGACTGTTTTAGAGGCCTTTCAACCCGATGATGCCGATATGATAAGCAGCGCCGAGTCTGCCCTGCGTCGCTGCATGGAGGATGGGGATATGAATGCCTATCTTTGGCATCGCCTTGCCGAAACCTATCCAAAACCGTTGGAACAGATCCTCCGTCGCGTGAGCGGGAACTCCACCTTTCAAATCGCCCAGGATTTGGATACCTGGTTGACAGAACAAAATAAACCGCTGACTCCAGATTTACCGGAAACTGCTAGTGTTCCCCTCCACCTCCATACTCTCTTTCAGGATGCGGTTCTAGAGGTCAATCCGTCATCCTCTAAGGGCAAAACCAAGAAAAAGACCGGGACGGGCTTCCAACGATAGTGGCAAGTTTATGCCTTTTGACGCTGCCAGCCTCGCCCCAACGGCAGACGAAGACAGCCTAGGACTCCCGATATTCTGAACACAGTTAAGCGATTAAGAAACGAATCGTCGAATTGGGAGATTATTGTATGAATATTTTAGCTTGGGTTGTTTTGGGTCTACGGGCTGGGGCGATCGCCAAGGCTCTTTATCCTGGACATCAGGGGGGCGGCATCTTAGCAACGATTTTACTGGGAATCATTAGTGCATTTGTGGGGGGTAGCTTGTATGCGCTGTTCACAACGGGTTCCTTAATCCTAACCGGGGCATCGCTCAGCATTCCTGGCTTGATTGTGGCTGTTATTGGTTCGATGATTGCCATCTTTATCTGGGGTCTGTTGACTCGTCGCACAGCGGTGTAATGGTCAACGATCAACGAAAATAAATCCATGTTCGATCGACGGAGATTTATAACCGAAGGGTAATGCTCTTAGAATACTTTGCTTACAGGACGGCTGCCGGGGTGTGGCGTCCTGTTTTTACTCTATTTGTGCCAAGAATCTACGCGGTCTTAACGTTAATCGCAACGCTCAACCTCATGGGGCGACACAGCGGTATACTCAGACCAGTAGCGGGTACGGCACAGCCGACACACAGAGACATCATGGACTTACCCTCTTTTTTATGGTTATGGCGCATTGCGGCGTGGTCGATGGGGCTTTCGGTCACGGCCTACAGCCTATTAGCAATCACGGGAGGGGTCTTGCGCTTTACCCGATTGAACGGGCGATCGCGTCCCCAGTGGCTGCGTCCATTACACTACGTTCTGGGCAGCATCCTTGTTACCTTGGTTCTGCTGCTCCTCTCGGTAGGACTGATGGGCACGTTGGGGTACTACGGAAGCTTGGGGCATTCGGTACATTTACCCGCAGGGCTGACGGTCGTTACATTAACCTTAGTCTCTGCGTGGAGTGCCACTCGCATTAGCCCCACTCGTCCGTGGGCGCGATCGCTCCATCTCGGTCTTAACATGGCGCTCTTTGTCGGTTTTTTAGCGGTAGCTCTTAGTGGTTGGAGCGTCGTCCAGAAGTATTTACCCTAAATCTCCGATCTCTTCGATCGCCGCCAAATCAGCATCCTCGGATAGTCCTGGGGTAGAGGGAGTAGTCAGCGTATTCACGGCATTCACGAGGTCTATTCCCGTCGTTTGCCGCAGTTGCTCAAGGAAAGAGGCTAGCTTCGTTGCCGTTGTCCCCCCCCTGGCATCTATGACGGTGACGCTATGAACATCGACATCGGGAACGGCATCTGTAAAGGTTTTGAGCAATCGCTCTAACCGTTGGAGCAAGAAAATATCTCTCGCGTTGGAACCTGCAGCCTGCCATGCCTCCGCCATACGCATTGTTCCCTCGGCACGAGCTTTACCCTCTTCAATAATGTGGGCGGCGTTTCCTTGGGCATGGGCGATCGCCTGTTTGCATTCAGCCTCAGCAGGAGCCACCACGTCGGCCTGAAGCTGTTGTGTCACTTGCTTAATCCGCTCTTGCTGCACCGGGAGTTCGGCTTGAATCCGCGCCAGTTCAGAGGCAATTTCTGCGAGGGCTTCAGCAACGACGGCTTCTCGTTGGGTGAGAGTATCTTTGAGGCGGCGTTCGGCTTCAGCACGGGCAATGCCAATGTCCCGATCCAGCCGACTGAGCGCCGTTATTTTGTCGTTTTCAGCGGTTTGAATCATCGATTCCGCTTTGGCTTTGGCTTCGGCAATGCGGGCATCCCGTAACAGATCCGCCTGCTGCTTCCGACCGATAGAGTCCAGATAGCGCACATCATCCGAGATATTTTGAATCTGGAGCGTGTCAAGGACAAGTCCTAACTTTTCTAAATCGTCTTCTGCTTCATCTAAGAGACTTTTGGCAAAGGCGATTTTGTCTTCGTTCACCTGTTCCGGAGTCAGGCTCGCCAACACGCCGCGCAGATTTCCTTCCAGGGTCTCTTTTGCCATTTGTTCAATCTCTTGGCGCGATTTACCCAGGAGCCGTTCAATCGCATTGTGAATGGCAGGTTCTTCTCCGGCAATTTTGATGTTGGCAACACCTTCTACGGTCAGGGGAATCCCACCTTTGGAGTAGGCATTAGATACACGCAGATCGATAATCATGTTGGTGAGATCCATCCGCATCGCCTTTTCCAGCAAGGGAACCCGGACGCTGCTGCCCCCTTTGACCAACCGATAGCCGACCCGCCGACCGTTGGACAACTGGCGCGAACTGCCTGCAAAGATCAACACCTCGTTGGGCTGACAAATATAGTAGAGATTGCGAACGACAAATAGACTGGCTCCCGTCCCTAAGCCAAAGACAGCGAGTAGAGCGAGTAAGGTTTCAAACATGATGATTAAATCTCCTGGCGATCGCGACGGCTAAGGGTTTTGGCGACATCAATTCCGAGGGTTTGATCTACGCGATCAAGGAACTGACGCACAATTTCGGGATAGACATTCATCAGGCTGGCAAGGGCTTTACCGTCGCCATTATCAATTACGTTCACCCGTTCTAAATGCATGCGGTTCGGAATCTTTGCGGCTTCTTGCAACACAATTTCGATCTGCTGAATTAGAAAGACTTCAGCCGCATCTACACCTGTCTCTTTCCACACCTGGGTCAGCATATCGTTGACGAGGGCAGCAGCTTTAGCGTTTTCGGCAAGTTCAGCCGCATTTCCCTTCGCAATTAGAGCTTTTGCCTGCTTTTCTGCCTCCGCTGGCAGCACTTCATCAGCCTCTAACCGCAGACGTTCCAACTCTGCCCGCACCGTCTGAAACTCTTGTTCAGCCCGGGCACGAGCTTCTTTCTCAGCGGCCTTGGTACGCTCCTCTTCAGACCGGGCACGCTGTTCTAACTCGGCTTTAACTTTGCGAAGTTCGTTTTGCTTTTGTTGGATAATGGCGAGGGCTTGGGATT contains the following coding sequences:
- a CDS encoding electron transporter yields the protein MFAPIVVLVRRQMGDPKFLKLRGKAIALHSQVITNVCNRFGVDRTQRQNLIRLARDNGKKLGLLA
- a CDS encoding GlsB/YeaQ/YmgE family stress response membrane protein, yielding MNILAWVVLGLRAGAIAKALYPGHQGGGILATILLGIISAFVGGSLYALFTTGSLILTGASLSIPGLIVAVIGSMIAIFIWGLLTRRTAV
- a CDS encoding DUF4079 domain-containing protein; its protein translation is MDLPSFLWLWRIAAWSMGLSVTAYSLLAITGGVLRFTRLNGRSRPQWLRPLHYVLGSILVTLVLLLLSVGLMGTLGYYGSLGHSVHLPAGLTVVTLTLVSAWSATRISPTRPWARSLHLGLNMALFVGFLAVALSGWSVVQKYLP
- a CDS encoding flotillin family protein; this encodes MFETLLALLAVFGLGTGASLFVVRNLYYICQPNEVLIFAGSSRQLSNGRRVGYRLVKGGSSVRVPLLEKAMRMDLTNMIIDLRVSNAYSKGGIPLTVEGVANIKIAGEEPAIHNAIERLLGKSRQEIEQMAKETLEGNLRGVLASLTPEQVNEDKIAFAKSLLDEAEDDLEKLGLVLDTLQIQNISDDVRYLDSIGRKQQADLLRDARIAEAKAKAESMIQTAENDKITALSRLDRDIGIARAEAERRLKDTLTQREAVVAEALAEIASELARIQAELPVQQERIKQVTQQLQADVVAPAEAECKQAIAHAQGNAAHIIEEGKARAEGTMRMAEAWQAAGSNARDIFLLQRLERLLKTFTDAVPDVDVHSVTVIDARGGTTATKLASFLEQLRQTTGIDLVNAVNTLTTPSTPGLSEDADLAAIEEIGDLG